Part of the Zea mays cultivar B73 chromosome 4, Zm-B73-REFERENCE-NAM-5.0, whole genome shotgun sequence genome is shown below.
GTAGGCTGAAACACTTTATTATATTATATAATACCATAAAGCTTGTCAAAGGAAGATTATAGTTACTATAAACAATTGATGAGTGGTTGTATGCATATATCGTCTCATACTTGAAGGTGATCAAGTTGTTTACTTTAGTGCTCGTGCATGTACTGAATGAAACTAGAACAACTATTGAGTTGTTTCACCTTTTAGATGATTGTGTGTGTATGTCGTTCCACTTTTTATTCATTTGCGATCCAATTTGGTGTATGTACGGATTGAATTTGATATGTCTGTTAATAAAATACTAATGTTTTACAATCCCGTTTAATACACCCCTTGTATTTTCTTCCGGATTCCAATGTGTTTAGTATTTTTATGATAATTATGGGATATGCTACCATTTTGCATCTGTTCGTTATACATACTATATGTTTTTTGTATGGTACACTTACGTTTGTCCCTATTTTATTCTTTCATCCGTTTTTTTCATGCTTCTCTAGATGTACCATTGAACAAACAGACAACTAACCATAAGAACACTAACATTTAGTCGAATATTTTGTATGTCATTGGTCCGTTGCAAACGCACGGGGTATCtaactagttatttttataattagGCGCCGCCGGCTGCCCCCTCGCCTCGCGTGCTCGATTCCCATCTCCCCCTCCCTGCGCACACCCGCACACCACCAACACCAGACGCCGCCGCCCCTCATCGCTGTCCCGTCCCGCGCGCGGCCGCCGCATCCGTCCGGGCCTCCTCGTCTCCCCAGCCCCGCTGCCGCCGGTGAGCTACGCCTCCTCCTCGCTTTCTCCTCCCTTTCCTTCCTTCCTGTGCTGTTTGGCGCCTCCTCCTCTCTTTATCGCTGGATTCGGCGCTGAAAATTCGATGGAGGGAAACGCCTTGGCTCTCGGGATGCCCGCGGATGCTACTTGTGCGTGCATGCGTTGCAACTCTGGCACCGATTCCGTTCCTTCCTTGCGGCGGCGGCGGAAAAACAGGAGCTACTCCATCCTTCCCTTCGTTCGTGCTCTTCTTCTTGTTATTCCGTTTATCGGTCTGGCGCAGAGAGAAACAAGAGATGAGATCTAGCTTGCTACCGGAGTCCCCGTACGTACCCAGTGCTTCGCGGCTTCGGCAAAGGTTTCTACTGAGAGAAGGGAGGACCGGAGGAGCTTCTGCTGTGACGGTGGgcagtggccgtcggagaagggaGTTGGGGGAACCGTGCAAGGCGGAAGAGGCGGCGGTGGGTCAGGCCCAGCCCAGGTGCAACCTATATTTGGTCACCAACTCAGATAGCCGGCCCAAGTTCAACTTGGACTCCAGCCCAAAATGTTTCTTCTTGAGAAACACTCCGCTCTCCCTTTCCTCCTGCGATTCTCCATCTCTTTCCCTGCTGCGTTTCGTCGTTCTCTTCCCCTTCTTTTCCTCAGCCACTTCGCTCCCTCCCTAGCAGCAAAAACCTCCACGAATCGCCGACACTCCAACCCGGAAGAGCCAACGAGGTGACTCCGCGCCCCGGTCATGGGTGACAGCCAATACTCCTTCTCTCTTACCACTTTCAGGTTCGTGCTCCCTTCCCTACATCGCTCGCTTGCTCGTCTCCCCCATCGAGATCGGTGGGATTTTTGCGTCGTTACGGTGGTTTGATGTGAATTTTTTTTTttcggttgattttgctgcagcCCGTCGGGAAAGCTTGTGCAGATAGAGCACGCGCTCACGGCTGTCGGATCCGGGCAGACCTCCCTAGGGATCAAAGGTTCGATCTGTGCAGTAATCCGCTCTCGCTCCTCTGATTTCTTATGTTAGTATTTTGCTGTTGCTAGGTAGCAGAGATATGAAACGGCATTATGTCGTCTTATCACGTGCTAGAGTTTAGAATTAGATCCTCTGAAGTGTATTATTTTGGGTTTGTCTTCGTGTGTTTGTGTCTTTGCATCGATTAGGGCCTCCATCCTTTCTCGTTAGCATTGCAGTGTTAATTGAAGATAACTAGATGTAAATTCAACTGTGTATATAGTTGTGATTTTCTTATCACCTGGATAGCTACAAACATTTGCGGCTGTTTTCAATTTGTATGAATTATTGCTTGCAGCATTGCATGATTAATAAGTTCAGGTTGGGATGTGCACTCACACACAAAAGATCTCTGACTAAATTACTAGTCCCTAAGTCCCTCCATTCCAAACTATAAGACATTTTGGCTGCTCTAGGTACATCACTTTTGCTATGCACTTAAATATGTCTAGGTATATAGTTGAAACAATGTATTTAGAAAAATCAAAATGTCTTACAATTTGAAACGTGGAGTACCAATTTAGTCATGATTAAATTATTTCTCTAATCTAATATGAATTGTCAAGTTATTTGAGATTGGACTTGTAAATTTCATGATGACTATTCGTGCTAATACATTTGACATCTTTCCCTAATTTTCCTGCATGTGCATGCTTACATTGCCCAAATTTTCTTTCTTCTTAATGCTTATCCATGCTGTAGAAGTTGATGCGGATCTATTTTTGTTTGGATGGTTTGATGTTGAATGCGGACTGTTGGAAATTGCAAGTTTGTTTTGCCACCTCATCTCTAGAGCACCGACTAACTCTCTTTCACAGAAGTCAACCAATGGTGCCACTCAGCTAAAGTCTGGCTGTGGAAGTTAAAAGTTATTTCATTTCCAACCTCATGACAATCGTTTGATATTTGAACTTCCTAATTAACATGATATTTGTTGTTCCTTATGAAGTCACTATTGATATATTTAGTAGCTATAGTGTAATGATGATTCGTGCCATACCAGTCTTTTTTTAATCAAATTGCTGTATTAGGCAGTTCAACCATTTTATTTTACTTGTGCATCTTTGTTAATTCTACATGTCATGTTTGCAGCTGCCAACGGTGTAGTGATTGCCACCGAGAAGAAACTGCCTTCTATTTTAGTGGATGAAACATCTGTATGTGtacctaagtttttgaattttctCTATGCCACATTCTTACCTTTCTCTATGATAAGTGCTAAACAGATACCTGCATGAAAACTTTTCAGGTGCAAAAGATTCAGGCACTAACACCAAATATTGGAGTTGTCTATAGGTACTACACTGTTTTGGTTGATCTTGTAttcatttttattttctattttggaATCAGAATACATTACAATTGTGGTGAAGTTTAATGTGATTGTTGAAGTTATGGACTTTAGTGCATCATCTCAATTGCCAAGCCTTTCTCTATCATGTTTTATTCATGCACTTTTCTTGCATTGTTTTCAGTGGGATGGGTCCAGATTTTCGTGTTCTGGTGAGAAAAAGTCGAAAGCAGGCACAGCAGTATTATCGGTTGTACAAGGTATAACATTTGGCAACTTGTTTAGATTTCTGGAAAAATATTTATATATCTGATAAGAGACTTCTTAGTCATTAGAGGTACGAAAGGGTACCTTAATCGTATGATCATATCTAGGTAGGGTGGCATTAATTTTTGGTACCTAGGCTAAATTGGTTACCTTAGGTACTGAGTTCATGTTTTCGTTTTGGTTCCTCCTTTTATCTTTTTAGGATAGTTTTAAAAAGTTTCTCATATGTTAAAGACACTATTTGAAATGAATTTGTAATTCAAAAAACATATTCTCTTCTGCAATCTCGTTGCCaagtagaaaaatgtgttttAAATTATTGTTTCATTGTCAAATGCAGGAAATATATACCTAAGGTACCTATGCTaaattgttgttgttgttgtcaaaTGCAGGAGCATATACCTGTAACACAGCTTGTGCGGGAGACTGCTGCTGTGATGCAGGAGTTCACACAGTCAGGGTATTTAACTAGACTTAGTTACTTACATTTTCCCATCGGTACATACAATAATGGCATGCACTGCCTAATTTATTATTGTTCATAAAAAAGCTGATGCCATATTTTTGGGACAATCTTCATGCTCGTATAATATAATATGCATTTAATTATTTTTTGATATTCAAAATATACACCTGGAATAACATTAGTTGGTTACTATATGCATATTACTCCCtccattcttttttatttgtcgcgttttagttcaaaaatgaactaacCGGCGACGAATATTCGAAAACGGAGGTAGTATTTTGCTCGGTCTGTGATTTTGCATTTTCTGTCGGGCCACAGGCGGGCTCGGGCCAATGGATTTTCATGTCGGGTTTTGcatggcccggcccggcccggtaaTTGATCAGATCTAAGCACAGTTGAACATGTTGGAAAATTCCAAACCTTTGGAGTTATCCTGGCTAACCAAAATAACCTCATTCTTGGAAAAGTTATCTTTTAAACCAGACATCTCGTAGATATAAAGAGCAACTTTAAATTTGCAGCTTGCTCTTTGTCATCTGTTTTCAAGTCGGACGACTTGCTGGTCGTTTTGGCTGACCAACTTGGGCAATTAATCGTGATTGGGTCCAAACCAACTTGGATGATTAATCACAATtaatcggacgact
Proteins encoded:
- the LOC103653823 gene encoding Proteasome subunit alpha type-2 produces the protein MGDSQYSFSLTTFSPSGKLVQIEHALTAVGSGQTSLGIKAANGVVIATEKKLPSILVDETSVQKIQALTPNIGVVYSGMGPDFRVLVRKSRKQAQQYYRLYKEHIPVTQLVRETAAVMQEFTQSGGVRPFGVSLLIAGYDDNGPQLYQVDPSGSYFSWKASAMGKNVSNAKTFLEKRYTEDMELDDAIHTAILTLKEGYEGQISSNNIEIGIIRADREFKVLSPSEIKDFLEEVE
- the LOC103653823 gene encoding proteasome subunit alpha type-2 isoform X2; the encoded protein is MGDSQYSFSLTTFSPSGKLVQIEHALTAVGSGQTSLGIKAANGVVIATEKKLPSILVDETSVQKIQALTPNIGVVYSGMGPDFRVLVRKSRKQAQQYYRLYKEHIPVTQLVRETAAVMQEFTQSGGVRPFGVSLLIAGYDDNGPQLYQVDPSGSYFSWKASAMGKNVSNAKTFLEKRYTEDMELDDAIHTAILTLKEGYEGQISSNNIEIGIIRADREFKVW